The stretch of DNA TCCTTCTATTAGAATATCAAATAGAGTTTTTTGTCTATAAAAGTTCGAGTATTCGTCATCTCTATCGAAAATCAATAATTCCCTAATTTTATGAATTAATTCGGGTAATTTATCTGGTTTACGTGATACATACTCAAATAATAATCCAATTGAATCCTTTAAGTTTTTGTTATTGAGACGAAAAAAATTACCTAGTAATTCAATGATTTCATCTTTGTCATAATTGAACTGATTTGTTTCATAAGAGGTATCGTATACAGTATTTTCTACTTTCGGAAATGCCTCTATTTGCTGATATGTAAACTCTAAAGTTTGGTCTTGTAAATAGAACCAAAATGAATTGAGAAAATCAAAAGATTTGTTGCTGTTAGAACTAATGTGCTTCCAGTAATTTATCAAATCGGGTTTAATTTTGTCCATTACATTTTGTGGACCAAAAGTATTGTTGGCAGGAATTATACTATCCGTAAATCTGTTTTTATAATTCTCAAAGTAGTTGTTTAAGAGAGTGCTAAATGAAAGTAAATTATCTTTGACAAACGCTTTATAAAAGAAAAAAGTAGCAAGATTTTGTTCAGGTACTTTTACGTGTTCAAATTGAATTTCCACTAACTCTAATTTGTCAAGAGTATCAATAGTGTCTACAAAATCATTATACGAAATATCAAACTCATTTAAAATTGATTCTGTTATTTTTCTGTTTTTATATGGAATAGTATAAAAGAAAGCAATTAATCCTAGACATTTAATGTTTAAAGGATTTTCAAACTCGCCATCATCTTTGATGAAAGTTGAAAAATACTTCTCAAATAAATCAGAAACATTGTGTAAGGCATATAAATTTTGTTCTTGTTTAGCTAAGAGCGAGGTCATTATTGCTAATCTAGGGTTTCCATTAGAAATTCTTACTATTTCTTTATGATAATCTGGGTTTAATATTTCAAATGGCTCAGATTTTATTATATCAATAATTTGTTCATCGGATAACTTGAACAAGTCTATTTGTTGAGTTGAAAATTCTTGACATTTTCTTCCAATTTCTTGAAACGCATAATCTCTAACTGTAATTATTATCTTAAGTTTTCCGTTCCTATTGGCTTTGAAAAAACCAGTTATTTGTTCAAATGCATCAATTCTATTTGCATCATCTACAAAAAGTATATAATCTTTGTCTACATCAAAATATTGGTACAAATCATCAAGCAGAGTATGGCTTTTGTAAGAAACACAGTAAGCCTGAAAAGAATTGTTTTTTGATAGATAATTATTGATAGCTTCAAGTGCTAACTTTGTTTTTCCAACTCCTGGTGCTCCTGTAAGTATTATAAAGTCGTGACTATCTATTGCATTACTTAATTCTTTGAGTTCTGTTTCTCTATGTAAAAATGTATTGTTTAATGGTGTTGCAATACCTTTTGAAGCTCTATCATACTCCTTTATGAAGTTTTCTATTGAAACTATTTGACCTGTATCTAAAGGTAGACCTAAATAATGATGAGCTAAATCTCTATGGTTTAAGTGAAGTTCTAAAGCTAGTTCTTGTAACATTAAATACCGAATTCTAATATCAGCTTTATAGCTCTGAGCAAGTGTATTTAATTCGGTTATTTTATCTTGGTCTATGTTCCAATTGAAACAAAGAATGATTTCTTGAATTTTTTCAACAGGGATTTTCGTCTTGTCTGGGTCAAAACAAGCTTTTATGTCATTGGCAAGCTTGTTTTTTGTACTTGTATCAGTTGTTATTTCAGAGTACAAAAAATTTCCGTTAGGTAATTGAAAGAAAGTATCAGGTGTTCCTTTTGTTGTCTTTTGTTTTCCTGTTTGACTTCCTGTCCTAGATATAGCCAAGTAATTATTATCTCTAATAGTTAAATAACTATCGCAAAGTTCTTGAAAGACAGTTCCGTTTATTTCTTTCAGTCGATTTTCTATTGTTTGCAGTCTACTCATTACTATATGGTATAACAATTACAATTTACAAAAAACATAATAAAAGAAACAAAAAACCAATAAAGTATAAAAAAAATCTTAACGCCGAGAATCGAGAAAAGACCTGCACGAAGATCGTTAGGTTTTGTAAAGGTTTTACGAAGATGAACAAGGTAAGGAGATTTTTTCTAGCTAAATGTTGAAATAATGGTATCTAGAAAATCAGATTGAAAACTTTTAGAAATTTTTATAGGAGTCTGTTTTGAACTAGCAAATAAGTTTTTGTTTTATAGAACTATTATCAAAAATAAAAAGATTATTTTAATATCTAGTAAATTTTTATGAGATGATAAATAGTGTCTTTTTATACCTTCATCTTTAACATTATGACCTCCTTCAACCACACGGTTTTGTACATGGTCAACGCAATCTTGTACTGTTTTTTAGGGTATAGCTTTTGTTTTGATAGCATCAAATGATACTATGAGAGCAGTTTTTTGAAGAAAACAAACTCCTTTTACTTCCCAATACAAAACTCCCCAAAAATAGTACCTAGAATATCCGTGTCAACATCGATTTCACCTGTAATTTCGCCTAGATGGTGTAAAGCTTGACGTACATCTAGAGCAAGTAAATCTCCTGGAATTTCCATTTCCAGACCCTGTTTGGTTTTTTGAATAGCTTCCAACGCACTTACCAAAGCCTCGTAATGTCTCGTATTGGTTACAATGGTTTGATTGGTATTAATTTCACCTCGTTTTATAACGTTAACCAGTTCATCGGTTAGGGTTTTTATACCCTTTTTTTCTTTGGCTGAAATAGGAATACAATTCTCTAACGTATTGAAAGCAGTTAGATCCAATTCTGAAGGTATTAAATCCACCTTGTTTAAAAGAACTAAAACCTTTTTAGTAGGATACTGAGAGGTTATTTTGTGAATTTCTTCAAGATAACGATCAATCTTTTGAGGATCGTGTTGTATTTTTTCAACATCAACCATATAGAGTACCACCTTAGAAGCCTCAATTTTTTCAAAAGTCTTTTGAATCCCTATATTTTCAATCTGGTCTTGAGTGTCACGAATTCCAGCAGTATCAATAAAACGATAATTAATTCCCTCTAAAACCAATTCATCCTCAATTGTATCGCGAGTGGTTCCTTCTATATTAGATACTATGGCACGTTCTTCGTTTAACAAGGTATTTAAAAGTGTTGATTTACCAGTATTGGGTTCTCCTACGATGGCAACCGGGATTCCTTCTTTGATCACATTTCCTAATGAAAAAGAATCGGCTAAATATTTTAAATTATACTCTAATTTTTCTAGTAATCTATTTAATTCAGAGCGATCCGCAAATTCCACATCTTCCGTAGCAAAATCCAATTCTAATTCAAGCATAGAAGCAAAATGAATCAATTTTTTACGAAGTTCACCTAATTCATTTGAAAAACCACCCTTCATTTGTTGTAAAGCCGTTTGATGGGCTATTTCAGAATTTGCAGAGATGAGATCCGCTACCGCTTCTGCTTGTGATAAATCCATCTTACCATTTAAGAAAGCACGTAACGTATATTCTCCAGGATCAGCTATTCGAGCTCCTTTTTTAATTAATAATTGAAGGATTTGCTGCTGAATGTAAACGGAACCATGGCAGGAGATCTCCACAACATTTTCTCCCGTATAGGAGTGAGGGCCTTTAAAGATTGAAAATAGAGCTTGATCAATATTTTTGACATCATCTTTCACATATCCTAAATGAATGGTATGTGATTTTTGATGTATCAATTGCTTTCCTTCATGAATGGATTCAAAAACGGAATGCGCAATTTCAAGAGCCTGTTTTCCTGATAATCGAATAACAGCAATAGCACCGGCCCCATTGGGCGTAGCAAGAGCTACAATAGTATCTTCAAAATGAATCATGAGGCAAAAATAAGGAATAAGTTGTAATAATGAACTATTGGATAATGGGTACTTATCTATATATTCTGATCTGGGAAAACTTCTGACAATTATTTTAGAAAGTAGCGAGGCAATGGAAGATTCTCTGACAGTTATTTTAAAAAGTAATGATGCAATGGAAGATTCTCTGACAGTTATTTTAGAAAGTAGTGATGTAAAGGAAGATTTTCTGACAATTATTTTAGAAAGTAGCGGTGTAAAGGAAGATTCTCTGACAGTTATTTTAAAAAGTAGTGATGTAATGGAAGATTTTTTGACAATTATTTTAAAAAGTAATGATGTAATGGAAGATTTTCTGATAGTTATTTTAAAAAGTAGTGATGCAATAAAAGGTTCTCTAACAGTTATTTTAGAAAGTAGTGAGATGATGGTTGTACGACAAATGAAAAAGCACCTAACCTTATTGGTTAAGTGCTTTTTTAAAATGGTTAGAAAGAAGGAATTAAAACTTTAAAATTTTAATAGTTCTTCCTTTTACACCTTTTAATTTTAAGAAATAAATACCTCTTCTTAAAGAAGTGATATTGATGGTGTGTTCACTTCTTCCTTTTGAAATATCAATGGTTTTTTGGTATTTTAAACGTCCAAATAAATCATAGATCATAATCTCAGAAGTTGTTTCTACATTACTACGGATATAAACCGTTGTTCGATTGCGTACAGGGTTAGGTGATACCACTGCTTTTATAATTTGTGGTTCAGGAGTATTCTCATCACAAGTACCTAAAGTAGCTCCTTTGTTTAAGAAATAAGGAACAGCAAATTTATGTACACATTTAGTACGACCTCTGTAGCATACTTTTACTTTATGGTAATGTCCCCAATGTTTTTTACAACGAACATCCACTACATTGATTGTAAATTCTTTAGTTTCTGAACAACCTTCTTCATTCGTTACTGTTACACTATATGTTGTTGTTTCAGTAGGAGAAACTTCAATAGAAGCGGATGTTTCACCCGTACTCCATTCATATTGATAATTTCCTTCTGTAAGACTAGTTGATAGCGTAGAAGTTGCTTCTGGTTGATAACCATAATAAACGGTTTCCTTAGTAGCTTGTATCTCAAATTCAACAGGATCTGAAGATTCAATAACAAATTCCTGACTAACGGTGTTATTTAAAGCATCGGTGATGATAACAGAATAATCTCCAGCTTCTAAATCAGATATAGAAGACGCGGTTTCTCCATTACTCCAAGTATAGGTATACGGTTGAATACCGCCACTCATTTCAACAGATGCACTTCCTAAAGTATCACAAGCTTGATTTTCAATAACCATTTGGTCAATAGTTAATGTTTTTAAAGCCATACGTGCTGATACAGGGAAGTGGTCAGAAACTGTCCTGCTATAACTAGCATCGTAGAATTCATAATGAACACGTGTCGATTCGTCAATATATTGTGCTGCTAATTCATCGGTAACCATAATATGGTCAATCATATTTTCTCTAAAGACATACGAACGATAACCTGCTTCACTTAATGTAGCCGAGAGAACGGTATAGTTAGATGGATCTTGAATATAATCATCATATGATGTTGTGGTTGTTGAAATGTCAGCCACAGTAACATCTACATCATCATTAAAATCTCCTGAAATGATCACATTTCGATCAGCATAGTAGGTATCTAAAGAGTCTTTTAATACTTCCACATCAAATTTACGCATATCGTAACGCTCTTGAGGAGCACTTCCACTATTTGCTCTAGCATGTAAGGCTACAAAGTCAATCTCTTCAGTAGTTCCATCAATAGTAACATCAGCTGTCATCAAGAATGGTAAGCGTCCACTTGCGAAGAAACGTGTTTTATCATCACTAGGGAAATCATTTAAAGAAGAAGCATCACCACCATTATAATAAGGATGGATAGATTCTAATAGCACTTTTGTACTCTTAGGAGTAATAGTAGTGGTATTATAAATAAAACCGACTTGTTGTTTTACGCCTTCTGTATCATTTGGATAAGAAGTAGCATCAGACAATACAAAATCATAACCTTCTAACTCACTTACCAGTTGAGTAAATAGAGTAGGGTCTGCAATTTCTTCTACTGTATAAATATCAGCATTTAAATCGGTAATGATTTGTTTTGCTTTATCTTTTTGAATAGCGTCAGAATCTGGGTTCCCAGCAGCTGGACTGTTAGATTCATCTCCAAACCATTCAATATTCCAAGTTACAACATCCAATGTTCGATCTTTAGAAATCGTTAAGTCATCTCCTGAAGGTTCGTAAGGTTCAGCACAAGGCATATCACTTTGTAAACGAGGTAATAATTGGAATGTTTCATAAAAACGTCCTACAACACCTGTGATGCTTTCACATGTTTCAGGTTGTGCTAACCCTACTAAGTTGGTAACATCATTATCAATACGTAAAGCTCCAGTTCCTGAAGTATCTGTTAAAGTATAATTAGAATTTCCAAATAACAATTGATTAGGTTGAGGGAATGTACTATTGACAATTTTAACTAATTCAGCAGGATGCTGATTTAATTGTCCTAACGTAATTTCAACAGGTTGTATTGGATTTACTGCAGTCCCATGATTTTCTACAGAGGTAATTGAGCCTAATTGAATTTGGTCTCGGAAAACACCACGAGTTCCTGTAAGTGTAATAGAATCTCCAATAGTTAAAACACCATCTCCATGAACCAACTCATCAAATACAGCAATGGCAGCAGTATCATCTTGAATATATGCAGATCCTCTGAATTGATCAGAAACTGTTATAATACCTGTAATGGTTACAACATCTCCATTTGAAACATTACGCGCTTCAGCAATTGTGACAGGACCTTCCGGTGTGATTACAGCACCATTTTCTGTCCCTGGAGTAGGTGTATCTTGTGTGTAAGTAGCGGTATTGCGTGCACCACCTTCACCATTTGGTATTCTTTGAGAAGAATGGTTGTCTTTGTCTCCTTTGTCTCCTTCATTAATTTGTGCTTGCCCTTCATTTAATAAAACCAATAGTTCTGCATCATCTCCATCATTGGTATCGTATACAAGAGCATCTATCAAATTCTCAGTTGTAACAGCAGTACCACTAGGAAAATCAGTAGCATCTCCTTGATAAAGGGCTACAGCATCAGCTCCATTTTGTAAACCATTACTAGGGAATACAAGACTTACATTCGCTACCGCTTCATTTCCTGCAACGAAATAACCTTCAGAATTTGTAGTATAACCGTCCAGATCATAGGCACCATAACTTTGGTTGTTTGATCCGTTATACATAACGAGTACAAGACCGTCTAATGTAGAATTTCCATTACCACCATCGTATAATTCTACAAATTCCAACGTATCTGAACCAGCCGTATCAGCGTCAACTTCATTAATTAATACATTAGATGTTGGAATAATGGTGCTTCCACTATTACTTGTACCAGGAGTAGGAGAGGCTTGTGTGTAAGTAGAGGTGTTACGTGCACCACCTTCACCATTTGGTGTTCTTTGAGAAGAATGATTGTCTTTATCACCTTTTCCTCCTTCATTAATTTGTGACTGACCTTCGTTTAATAAAACAAGAAGTTCAGCATCATCACTATCATTTGTATCGTATACAAAAGCATCGACTATATTTTCAATAGTAATAGCAGTTCCATTAGGAAAATCAGTAGCATCTCCTTGATAAAGGGCTACGGCATCAGCTCCGTTTTGTAATCCGTTACTTGGAAAAACGAGATTTACATCGGTTACCGCTTCATTTCCTGCAACAAAATACCCCTCAGCATTGGTCGTATAACCATCTAAGTCATAAGCACCATAGCTTTGATTATTTGAACCGTTATACATAACCAACACAAAACCATCTAGTTTTGAGTTCCCGTTACCACCATCATAGATCTCAACAAATTCTAACGTATCGGAACCGGCTGTATCAGCGTCAACTTCATTAATTAATAAGGTTGGTGTTGTTATAATCTCAGTTCCGTTTAATTGAATATCATCAAAACCTGCATAATCACTTCCTCCATTTTGTTTAACCGATAATACTAATTTAACAGAGTTAACCGTATTAGGAATAGATTGTGTAATGGTTTCCCAGCCAGTAGTACTGTATGGACTAGTTTGTGTAACCGTAACAGCTCCTTGACTTACATTATCATAGAAGATTTCATAACCAATAGTATCCCCATTAGAAACATCATAACCTACAACATTTAGAGCAAATGATAAAGTTACATCTTCATAATTGGAGATGTCAATGGAGTTAAATGTTATAGTTCCTCCATCAGAACTACCACAATTTCCATCTAAGTCACGAACTCCGAAAAATTGTGTTCCATTAGCTGCTTCAGTAATAGAGCCTACACTTGAAACAATATCCCAAACATCACTTCCACTGCTGTTGCAAGCAGGAATAGAAAGGGAATAATCCCATGTGTCGTTTGTAGTGCCTTCATATCCTTGGAAAGCAATATGATTACCCGCAGGAGGTGTAACCGGTGTTCCCTCTGTTGTAGCTTGAGTAGTAATTCCTACAGTTGAATAGGTTGTGTTTTTTACAGACCAAGCTTTGTAGTAATAGGTAGTCTCAGCTTTTAAACTAGTATGATTTGGTAGATTAGAAGCTAACCCTATGTATAAAATAGTTCCACCATTGGTTATGTTATCGTTAACTGAATAAGAACCGTTTGGTGTGCCAAAAGAAGTACTATTTTCATTGTAAGCCACAATAATAGAATCATTTGAAGCATTAGCAGTAGCTGATAAATTGATTTGATTTTCTGAATTTGCTGTCGCTGTGAAGGAAACGGGTTTAGCGATTCCTGTAGGCGTTTGTCCATCAAAACGATTTTCAGCTTGAGGACCACCCCAAATAGAAGTAGCAAAAGCAGGGTTGTCAATAAAAGGATTTCGATTTCCCTGAATATTTTCTAAAAGGTTATTACGATTTATTTCGTATTCAGAAACAGGATCTTCAGCATTCCATTCTAAGAAAATATCTTTCATGTCGGAATGATAATTTTGAGAACCAATACCAACGCTTACTGGTAAGCATCGATTTCCATAACGGAGGTACATGTACATGACCATTCGGGCAACATCACCTTTCCATTCATCTCCTGGATACCAAGAGTTGTTAACTTTTCGAGCATTTCCTGATGCATCTTCGAAAGGTAAGTTACTTCGTAAGGAGTTAAAACGAACATCAGAGGAACGAATATGATGTGCATCGGCACCTGGTCCTGAAGTTCCTAAATTAGGATTTCCTAATGATTTTGGATAAACATGTTCACGATTCCAATCTCCAGAATTACCTCCATTTGCATCCTTGGAGCGTGTACGATCCGTATCGGAGTTACCGTCATTATCGTTGTATCCGTAAATTAATAATACGTTACTTGCATTGTTTGGATCTAAATCGGTTTGTTTTAGTGCGTCCCATACACCCGGTGTATAAGAGAGGTCTGTGTGATGAGAATTGGTAATTAAAGTAGCTAAATCTGCTTTAAGTGATTCTCCTGATTGAGTCAAATTTGTACCATTATAGTAAGATGGGATTTGACCATAAAGTACGATACAGTATAAAAGTACTGTAACAGTAAGTAGATGTTTTCTCATAAAATCTTTTTAATTTAAATGGACTACTAATTTACAACCTTAATTATAATGTATCATAATTGTGAAGGATTATTTAACAATAAAAAAATATTAGAAAAGAAATAGTACAGTTTTGTATATATTATTTTCAATAGTATATAATTATTTTGAATAGTTGTTAGAAATAGTTAAATTAAAGCTGTTTTAAATTCACTTAATCTATGTATGTGTGTTATAATTTAGATGAGTAAACGTCTTAAAGAAGATAGATTATTTAGTCTATTGAAGCTAAGAAACGAATTGTAAACAAAAAAACTGTTCCGAATTTTTCCGGAACAGTTTTATATAAAATAAGATAAATGATTGACCTAAGCTAAAATAGTAACTGGGTTTTCAATCATGGTTTTTAAAGTTTGTAAGAAGGCTGAACCAAGAGCACCATCAACTGTTCGGTGATCTGCGGCTAATGTAACTTTCATCGTATGACCTACTACAATTTGTCCGTTTTTAACAACGGGCTTTTCAACAATAGCTCCAACAGATAAAATACATGAATTTGGTGCATTAATGATAGAAGTAAAAGATTCAATACCGAACATTCCTAAATTAGAAATAGTAAAGGTACTTCCTGACATTTCTTCTGCAGTCAATTTACGGTCACGTGCCTTACCTGCTAATTCTTTAACAGAGGCTGAAATTTGTGTTAACTGTAAATAATCTGCATTGTTTACTACAGGAACAACCAAACCATCAGGTACCGCAACAGCAACTCCTATATTGATATCTCCATGAGTAATAATTTTATCACCTCCCCATGTTGTATTGATTTCAGGGTGCTTTCTTAAAGCAGCAGCACTTGCTTTAATTACTAAATCGTTAAAAGAAACTTTTGTATCTGGAATAGCATTAATAGCTTTACGAGAAGCCATAGCATTTTCCATATCAATTTCAATATTTAAATAGTAATGAGGTGCAGTAAACTTTGATTCACTTAAACGTTTTGCTATAACTTTACGCATTTGGCTAATAGCCGTTTCCGTAGTTTCTCCAGCTGGAATAAAGTTGGTAACAGTTGAAACAGAAGAAGTTTCTGCTTTAGCACTAGCATTACTAGGTGTAAAGTTTTCAACATCTTTTTTTATGATACGTCCATTTTCTCCAGAACCTTGAACTTGACTTAAATCGATTCCTTTATCAGAAGCAATTTTTTTAGCTAAAGGTGAAGCAAAGACTCTTCCTGATGTAGAAGTAGCTGTAGTTGATTGAACTTTTTCTGCTGCTTTAGGAGCTTCTGTGCTGGTTTCCGTTTTTTCAGTTTCTGCTGTATTAGAAGAAATTCCTCCATTGGCAACAATTGCACTTACATCCGTTCCAGCAGGTCCAATAATTGCTAAAATGGTATCAACAGGAGAAGATCCTCCTTCTTCAACACCAGCATGTAATAAAGTTCCTTCAAATTCAGATTCAAATTCTTGAACGGCTTTATCGGTCTCAATTTCTGCTAAAATATCACCTTCATTAACTTCGTCTCCTACTTTTTTGTGCCATTTAGCAACAGTACCTGCTTCCATGGTATCACTTAAGCGAGGCATTTGTATCACTTCAATTCCTTCAGGAATAGTGATAGGTTCAGCTGAAACAGATTCAGTAGGAGTTTCTTTAACTTCTTCAGTAGTTTCACCAGAAGCAGCATTATTAATTAAAGCTTGGAAATCTTCTCCTTTATTTCCTATAACAGCTAAAGGGCTATCTACAGGGACTCCTGATCCTTCGGCAATTCCTTGATATAACAAAGTTCCTTCGAATTCAGATTCGAACTCTTGAACAGCTTTATCTGTTTCGATTTCAGCAATAATATCACCTTCTGAAACTGAATCGCCAACGTTTTTGTGCCATTTTACTATGGTTCCTTCTTCCATAGTATCACTAAGGCGAGGCATTAAAATTAATTCTGCCATGATTTATTTTGTTATCTTTTTAATTAAAATTGTTGTTTTTCTACTTGGTCTACAAAAGCATAATTTTCTTCTTCATAAACCATATCGTATAATTGATTAGCAGGAGGGAAGTCTGATTCCTCAGCAAATTTAACAGCATCATCTACTGTTTTTCTTGATTTTGCTACAATTTCTTTTAATTCTTCTTCTGTAGCCCATCCTTCTGCTAAAATTTTCTTTTCAACTTGCTTAATAGGATCTCTATTTTCTTTATAATAATTTACTTCCTCTTTTGTTCTATAAGCTTGAGCATCCGAAATAGAGTGTCCTTTAAAGCGATAGGTTTTTACTTCTAAGAAAGTTGGTCCATCACCACGACGTGCTCGTTCTGTAGCTTCGTAAACAGCTTCTGCTACTTTAATTGGATCCATTCCATCTACAGCAGCATGAGGCATTTTATAACCTTCAGCTAATAAGTGAATATCTTCATGATTGGCTGTTCGTTCAACAGAGGTACCCATAGCGTATTGGTTGTTTTCACAAATAAATACAACAGGTAATTTCCAGTTCATAGCCATATTAAAGGTTTCATGTAAAGAACCTTGTCTTACAGCACCATCTCCCATAAAAGTTAAGGTTACGGCATCACGATCATTATATTGATCTCCAAAAGCAAT from Flavobacteriaceae bacterium UJ101 encodes:
- the mnmE|trmE|MSS1 gene encoding tRNA modification GTPase MnmE (Exhibits a very high intrinsic GTPase hydrolysis rate. Involved in the addition of a carboxymethylaminomethyl (cmnm) group at the wobble position (U34) of certain tRNAs, forming tRNA- cmnm(5)s(2)U34; Belongs to the TRAFAC class TrmE-Era-EngA-EngB-Septin- like GTPase superfamily. TrmE GTPase family; Contains 1 TrmE-type G (guanine nucleotide-binding) domain.; KEGG: orh:Ornrh_0337 tRNA modification GTPase; Acting on acid anhydrides); this encodes MIHFEDTIVALATPNGAGAIAVIRLSGKQALEIAHSVFESIHEGKQLIHQKSHTIHLGYVKDDVKNIDQALFSIFKGPHSYTGENVVEISCHGSVYIQQQILQLLIKKGARIADPGEYTLRAFLNGKMDLSQAEAVADLISANSEIAHQTALQQMKGGFSNELGELRKKLIHFASMLELELDFATEDVEFADRSELNRLLEKLEYNLKYLADSFSLGNVIKEGIPVAIVGEPNTGKSTLLNTLLNEERAIVSNIEGTTRDTIEDELVLEGINYRFIDTAGIRDTQDQIENIGIQKTFEKIEASKVVLYMVDVEKIQHDPQKIDRYLEEIHKITSQYPTKKVLVLLNKVDLIPSELDLTAFNTLENCIPISAKEKKGIKTLTDELVNVIKRGEINTNQTIVTNTRHYEALVSALEAIQKTKQGLEMEIPGDLLALDVRQALHHLGEITGEIDVDTDILGTIFGEFCIGK
- a CDS encoding dihydrolipoyllysine-residue acetyltransferase (The 2-oxoglutarate dehydrogenase complex catalyzes the overall conversion of 2-oxoglutarate to succinyl-CoA and CO(2). It contains multiple copies of three enzymatic components: 2- oxoglutarate dehydrogenase (E1), dihydrolipoamide succinyltransferase (E2) and lipoamide dehydrogenase (E3) (By similarity); Belongs to the 2-oxoacid dehydrogenase family; Contains 1 lipoyl-binding domain.; KEGG: hoh:Hoch_3706 pyruvate dehydrogenase E2 component (dihydrolipoamide acetyltransferase)) is translated as MAELILMPRLSDTMEEGTIVKWHKNVGDSVSEGDIIAEIETDKAVQEFESEFEGTLLYQGIAEGSGVPVDSPLAVIGNKGEDFQALINNAASGETTEEVKETPTESVSAEPITIPEGIEVIQMPRLSDTMEAGTVAKWHKKVGDEVNEGDILAEIETDKAVQEFESEFEGTLLHAGVEEGGSSPVDTILAIIGPAGTDVSAIVANGGISSNTAETEKTETSTEAPKAAEKVQSTTATSTSGRVFASPLAKKIASDKGIDLSQVQGSGENGRIIKKDVENFTPSNASAKAETSSVSTVTNFIPAGETTETAISQMRKVIAKRLSESKFTAPHYYLNIEIDMENAMASRKAINAIPDTKVSFNDLVIKASAAALRKHPEINTTWGGDKIITHGDINIGVAVAVPDGLVVPVVNNADYLQLTQISASVKELAGKARDRKLTAEEMSGSTFTISNLGMFGIESFTSIINAPNSCILSVGAIVEKPVVKNGQIVVGHTMKVTLAADHRTVDGALGSAFLQTLKTMIENPVTILA
- the PDHA|pdhA gene encoding pyruvate dehydrogenase (acetyl-transferring) (The pyruvate dehydrogenase complex catalyzes the overall conversion of pyruvate to acetyl-CoA and CO(2). It contains multiple copies of three enzymatic components: pyruvate dehydrogenase (E1), dihydrolipoamide acetyltransferase (E2) and lipoamide dehydrogenase (E3) (By similarity).; KEGG: orh:Ornrh_1930 pyruvate dehydrogenase E1 component alpha subunit); protein product: MKEITKETYLEWYADMTLWRRFEDKCQSLYLKQKIRGFLHLYNGQEAVIAGVRHAIEVGKDNLITAYRCHVHPMALGVDPNKIMAELCGKVTGTSKGMGGSMHIFSKEHHFYGGHGIVGGQIPLGAGIAFGDQYNDRDAVTLTFMGDGAVRQGSLHETFNMAMNWKLPVVFICENNQYAMGTSVERTANHEDIHLLAEGYKMPHAAVDGMDPIKVAEAVYEATERARRGDGPTFLEVKTYRFKGHSISDAQAYRTKEEVNYYKENRDPIKQVEKKILAEGWATEEELKEIVAKSRKTVDDAVKFAEESDFPPANQLYDMVYEEENYAFVDQVEKQQF